A window of Chitinophagales bacterium contains these coding sequences:
- a CDS encoding TonB-dependent receptor codes for MFKRSIPYFIVLIITSLCSMAQVTTSSMTGTVKTDKNEPLVGASVTLTHVPTKTVYTTITRRDGRFDVANINPGGPYTLEISFTGFDKLVKSDIFVSLGETSRQDLAMGQDVKTLSEVVLASSRRAREGAKGGTETAVGRDKMQNLPTVGRNLSDYLRYVPQAKITGDGGISLAGQNNRYNSFYIDGAVNNDVFGLSASGTNGGQAGIAPVSIDAIDQFQVVISPYDAALGNFTGGGINAITRSGTNEIDGSVYYFFRNQSLSGKTPGVDKSVATKLADFKNQTYGFRVGFPIVKNKIFMFINGEMQRDTRPQPYDISGYLGNSSQTDIENLAAYLRTTYGYEPGTYLDNPEKINADRIVAKIDWALNSKNKLSASYRYNAGERFNVSRSSNSTINFYNNGYIFPTTTHSGSIELNSRFKKGSNNRLLLTFTNVTDDRGAIGDPFPRVTIRDGSGSIVFGTEEFSTGNLLKQNNYAIFDVFKFYKGNQTWSIGTDNELSNSTNIFIRQNYGSYVYNSLAAFTSGGTAATYNRSYSLLDPGKSGDESVNAAAKFNTLRLGFFVNDEIRVDDALTINVGLRLDNTKFLTTPRTDNFFNDSALSKIEQYYDMQGARSGQISSPKWSLNPRFGFVYKMAKHNMTIRGGAGLFTGRVPLVWPGGVYNNNGISLAGIARSNVAFREDPFGQYVASDFGINVPVPSGQVDLISKEFKMNKVARTSLAVEKTAGKNWKFIVEGIYTSNINEIDYKRVDILPPTLQSVGADVRNVYPLSGNFAAQIPFRGNGTNPYTGVYLLSNNEDGAKGHSYNISFTIDKGWSNGFAFNANYTYGRSIVRNEGTSSQNNSQWRFMETVYGRNFLSLSTSDYDLGSRINVYVAKKITWANKKLATTISLVYNGQSGSPFSYVINRGMIRDLDNFETNDLAYIPADISEINFIQNGAASPADQWNAFNAFVEGDKYLKSRRGQYAERNGARLPFTNIVDLKLQQDFNIKLGARTYQVQVTYDVFNFTNMINNKWGKAYFMSNDQAILLDFQGYVSATDLTPLYRFTAPTTGNYWTISDGVFNSARWTSQLGVRLNF; via the coding sequence ATGTTTAAGAGAAGTATCCCTTACTTTATCGTATTGATTATTACGTCATTGTGTTCAATGGCGCAGGTCACTACCAGTAGTATGACCGGTACGGTAAAGACCGACAAAAATGAGCCCCTTGTTGGCGCATCTGTTACACTCACCCATGTTCCCACCAAGACCGTGTACACCACGATCACCCGGAGAGACGGCCGCTTTGATGTAGCCAATATCAACCCTGGTGGACCCTACACACTTGAAATATCCTTTACCGGATTTGACAAGCTGGTAAAATCAGACATTTTTGTTTCCCTTGGGGAAACATCCCGTCAGGATCTTGCCATGGGCCAGGATGTGAAAACATTGTCGGAAGTGGTACTGGCTTCCTCCCGTCGCGCCCGTGAAGGCGCCAAGGGTGGTACCGAAACCGCTGTAGGTCGTGATAAAATGCAAAACCTGCCTACCGTTGGCCGTAACCTCTCGGACTACCTGCGTTATGTACCCCAGGCCAAGATCACCGGTGACGGTGGTATCTCCCTGGCTGGTCAAAACAACCGCTACAACTCATTCTATATTGACGGAGCCGTGAATAATGATGTATTCGGGCTTTCCGCTTCAGGTACCAATGGTGGCCAGGCAGGTATTGCCCCGGTCTCCATCGATGCCATCGACCAATTCCAGGTTGTTATCTCTCCTTATGATGCGGCCCTGGGTAACTTTACCGGTGGTGGTATCAATGCCATTACACGGAGTGGTACCAACGAGATCGATGGTTCGGTGTACTATTTCTTCCGGAACCAATCTTTGTCTGGTAAAACACCTGGTGTTGACAAAAGCGTGGCCACCAAATTGGCCGATTTCAAAAACCAGACCTATGGTTTCCGCGTTGGTTTCCCCATTGTAAAGAACAAGATTTTCATGTTCATCAATGGAGAAATGCAAAGAGATACACGTCCACAACCTTATGATATTAGTGGATACCTGGGCAATTCATCGCAAACAGATATTGAAAATCTGGCCGCTTACCTGCGTACCACTTACGGGTATGAACCCGGCACTTATCTGGACAATCCGGAAAAGATCAATGCCGACCGTATCGTTGCCAAAATTGACTGGGCGCTTAACAGCAAGAACAAACTCAGCGCCAGCTATCGGTACAATGCCGGTGAACGCTTCAACGTAAGCCGCAGCAGCAACAGCACGATCAACTTTTATAACAACGGATATATTTTCCCAACCACCACCCATTCAGGTTCTATAGAATTGAACTCCCGTTTCAAGAAAGGATCTAACAATCGCTTGTTACTGACCTTTACCAATGTAACGGATGACCGTGGTGCGATCGGCGATCCATTCCCGCGTGTAACCATTCGTGACGGATCAGGTTCCATTGTATTTGGTACAGAGGAATTCTCTACCGGAAACCTGCTGAAGCAGAATAACTACGCCATCTTTGATGTATTCAAATTCTATAAAGGCAACCAAACCTGGTCGATCGGTACAGACAATGAGTTGAGCAATTCAACCAATATCTTTATCCGCCAGAACTATGGTTCCTATGTTTACAACAGCCTCGCCGCCTTTACCAGCGGTGGAACGGCAGCTACCTACAACCGCTCTTACTCACTGTTGGATCCCGGAAAATCAGGGGATGAGTCAGTGAATGCAGCGGCTAAATTCAACACCCTCCGTTTAGGTTTCTTTGTAAATGATGAGATCCGGGTAGATGATGCCCTGACCATCAATGTGGGATTGCGTTTGGATAACACCAAGTTCCTGACCACACCACGTACAGACAACTTCTTTAACGACAGCGCCCTGAGCAAAATCGAACAGTATTATGATATGCAAGGTGCCCGCTCGGGTCAGATTTCCAGTCCCAAGTGGTCCCTCAACCCCCGCTTTGGTTTTGTTTATAAAATGGCCAAACATAATATGACCATCCGTGGTGGTGCCGGTTTGTTTACCGGACGTGTACCTCTGGTATGGCCTGGTGGTGTGTACAACAACAATGGTATCAGCCTGGCTGGTATCGCCCGCTCCAATGTGGCTTTCCGTGAAGATCCCTTTGGACAATATGTGGCCAGCGACTTTGGTATCAATGTTCCTGTTCCTTCCGGACAGGTGGACCTGATCTCCAAGGAATTCAAAATGAACAAAGTGGCCCGTACTTCACTGGCCGTTGAAAAAACAGCCGGAAAGAACTGGAAGTTCATCGTAGAAGGTATCTATACCAGCAATATCAATGAGATCGACTACAAGCGTGTAGACATCCTGCCTCCCACACTGCAATCAGTTGGAGCAGATGTACGGAATGTATATCCCCTGTCTGGTAATTTCGCTGCCCAGATCCCCTTCCGTGGCAATGGCACCAACCCGTATACCGGTGTTTACCTGCTTAGCAACAATGAAGATGGCGCCAAAGGCCATTCTTACAATATCTCCTTTACCATCGATAAAGGCTGGAGCAATGGTTTCGCCTTTAATGCCAACTATACCTATGGTCGCTCGATTGTACGCAATGAAGGTACCAGCTCCCAGAACAACAGCCAGTGGCGCTTTATGGAAACCGTTTACGGACGTAATTTCCTGAGCCTGTCTACCAGCGACTACGACCTGGGAAGCCGGATCAACGTTTACGTGGCCAAGAAAATCACCTGGGCCAACAAGAAACTGGCTACCACCATTTCACTGGTGTATAATGGCCAGAGCGGAAGTCCCTTTAGCTATGTTATCAACCGCGGTATGATCCGTGACCTGGATAACTTCGAAACCAATGACCTGGCCTATATTCCGGCCGACATTTCGGAGATCAACTTTATTCAGAACGGTGCGGCCAGCCCTGCTGACCAGTGGAATGCCTTTAATGCCTTTGTTGAAGGTGACAAATACCTCAAATCCCGCCGTGGACAATATGCAGAGCGTAATGGTGCCCGTCTGCCCTTTACCAATATCGTGGACCTGAAACTCCAGCAGGATTTCAACATCAAGCTGGGTGCCCGGACCTATCAGGTACAGGTGACCTACGATGTGTTCAACTTTACCAACATGATCAACAATAAGTGGGGTAAGGCCTATTTCATGTCCAATGACCAGGCTATTC
- a CDS encoding bifunctional 3,4-dihydroxy-2-butanone-4-phosphate synthase/GTP cyclohydrolase II, which yields MLDSIEKAIADIRAGKLVIVVDDEDRENEGDFICAAEAATPEVINFMTKHGRGLICVPLLEQRCEELKLELMVNNNTALHETAFTVSVDLLGHGCTTGISAQDRSLTIKALIDPETRPEDLGRPGHIFPLRAKTGGVLRRAGHTEAAIDLSRLAGYQPAGVLVEIMNDDGTMARLPQLMEIAKKFDFSIISIKDLIEYRITRDSLIEEVVEVDMPTQFGMFKLKAFREKNSSNEHLALIKGKWEADEPVMVRVHSSCFTGDILGSLRCDCGEQLHCAMQMVEKEGKGVILYMNQEGRGIGLLNKLKAYRLQEQGMDTVDANLHLGFQMDQRDYGVGAQILRYLGISKLKLISNNPKKRVGLIGYGLEVVDNIPIRIHANPHNEKYLATKRDRMGHDLGER from the coding sequence ATGCTGGATTCGATTGAGAAAGCTATTGCGGATATACGTGCCGGAAAACTGGTGATCGTGGTCGATGATGAAGACCGTGAAAATGAGGGAGATTTCATTTGTGCCGCCGAAGCAGCCACCCCGGAAGTGATCAATTTCATGACCAAGCACGGCCGGGGATTGATCTGTGTCCCCCTGCTGGAACAACGCTGCGAAGAGCTCAAACTGGAGCTGATGGTCAATAATAATACCGCCTTGCATGAAACGGCATTTACGGTGTCGGTCGACCTGCTGGGACATGGCTGTACAACCGGTATTTCAGCACAAGACAGATCACTGACCATCAAAGCCCTGATCGATCCGGAAACCAGGCCGGAAGACCTCGGCCGGCCAGGACATATCTTCCCCCTGCGTGCAAAGACCGGCGGCGTGCTTCGCCGGGCCGGACATACCGAAGCCGCGATCGATCTTTCGCGCCTGGCTGGTTATCAACCTGCCGGGGTATTGGTCGAGATCATGAATGATGACGGCACAATGGCCCGCCTCCCTCAATTAATGGAGATCGCCAAAAAATTTGATTTCAGTATCATTTCCATCAAAGACCTGATTGAATACCGCATCACCCGCGATTCCCTGATCGAGGAGGTGGTGGAAGTAGATATGCCCACCCAGTTTGGTATGTTCAAACTCAAAGCCTTTCGCGAAAAGAATTCAAGCAACGAACACCTGGCCCTGATCAAAGGGAAATGGGAAGCAGATGAACCGGTGATGGTGCGTGTTCACTCCTCCTGTTTCACCGGGGATATCCTGGGATCGCTTCGCTGTGATTGTGGCGAACAACTTCACTGCGCTATGCAAATGGTGGAGAAAGAAGGGAAAGGGGTCATTCTTTATATGAACCAGGAAGGCCGTGGTATCGGTCTGTTGAATAAACTCAAGGCCTACCGCCTGCAAGAGCAGGGAATGGACACCGTGGATGCCAACCTTCATTTGGGTTTTCAAATGGACCAACGGGATTATGGAGTAGGCGCTCAGATACTTCGCTATCTGGGTATATCCAAATTGAAACTGATCAGCAATAACCCCAAGAAGAGAGTAGGGCTTATTGGCTATGGATTGGAAGTGGTGGATAATATTCCCATTCGCATACACGCCAACCCGCATAATGAAAAGTATTTAGCTACAAAGCGGGATAGGATGGGGCATGATTTGGGGGAGAGGTGA
- a CDS encoding response regulator transcription factor, translating to MGKRKIKVALVDDHQIVIDGLLSLLKGTDSVELVFSTTKPEEVIGLLQLHPVDILLTDIMMPVIPGNELAKKVRKEFPLLRILALSMSGQGELVNEMITESDISGYVLKNIGKQELVTALEKIAAGGIYFSEEVIRELKNSDRRKKQAEEAHLTEREIEIIRLIEKEYNNRQIADALFISERTVETHRKNIFRKTNTNSVIGLVKFAYEHRLV from the coding sequence ATGGGGAAGAGAAAGATCAAAGTGGCCTTGGTGGACGATCACCAGATCGTGATCGATGGGTTATTGTCTTTATTAAAGGGGACCGATTCGGTGGAGTTGGTATTTTCTACCACGAAGCCCGAAGAAGTAATCGGTCTTCTTCAACTGCATCCGGTGGATATCCTGCTGACGGATATCATGATGCCTGTCATTCCCGGCAATGAATTGGCCAAAAAAGTGCGAAAGGAATTTCCCCTCCTTCGTATCCTCGCGCTTTCCATGAGCGGGCAGGGTGAATTGGTCAATGAAATGATCACCGAGTCCGATATATCCGGTTATGTATTGAAGAATATCGGTAAACAGGAACTTGTAACCGCCCTCGAAAAGATCGCGGCCGGTGGTATATATTTTAGTGAAGAAGTGATCAGGGAACTGAAAAACTCTGACCGTCGCAAAAAGCAGGCAGAAGAGGCCCACCTTACTGAAAGAGAGATCGAGATCATCCGCCTGATAGAAAAGGAATACAATAACCGTCAAATCGCCGATGCACTTTTTATTTCAGAAAGAACAGTAGAAACCCACCGCAAGAATATTTTCCGAAAAACAAATACGAATAGTGTGATCGGGTTGGTGAAGTTTGCGTATGAACATCGGCTGGTGTGA